The following coding sequences are from one Solea solea chromosome 11, fSolSol10.1, whole genome shotgun sequence window:
- the naca gene encoding nascent polypeptide-associated complex subunit alpha isoform X3, which yields MPGEATETVPVTEQEMQQPQVETATPPQAASGPAKPKGKDAKSVQGSSAPKAVPGRRKRSSMSASSASPTSPKCTPSTPMSPVTSPLASSPASSANRSTPKVVKAGKQVKVKKAEAFVPAPEEGKVTAANEAETKKPLPPATKLEAAPAAFRVTSKPAVAAPVSFSDTVAVSPPKSFEVKTASLKVVDDDLPPLIPPEKPLKMTSDADKPAPTEAANEKQTPAKAKPVAEAKPAPVQAAKPAAEAKTAPVQAAEAKAAKPASEIKAAKPAAETKAVSVKVAKTAAEAKAAAVQTAKPNTEAKAAPVQAAKSAAEAKTAPVQVGKPLVEAKAAPVQASKPIAQAKAAPVQATKPAVEVKAAPVQAAKPAMEAKAASVKAAMPAAEAKAAPVKATKPAAEAKAAPVQAAKPAAEAKAAPVQAAKPAAEAKAAPVQAAKPAAEAKAVPVQAAKPAAEAKAAPVQAAKPAAEDKAAPVQAAKPAAEAKAAPVQAAKPAAEAKAAPVQAAKPAAEAKAAPVQAAKPAAEAKAAPVQAAKPAAEAKAAPVQAAKPAAEAKAAPVQAAKPAAEAKAAPVQAAKPAAEAKAAPPVQAAKPAAEAKAAAPVQAAKPAAEAKAAPVQAAKPAAETKAAPVKAAKPTAEAKAAPVKAAKPTTEAKAAKPAAEAKAAPVQAGKPTAEAKAVEAKLKSNEVPKQVKEKAAVQPAAETKPAEVSKSAPLKGEKPAPEAKLPEVKAAPAEVAMPAKPATEPAPAPRKLTFAEAVAKPAPIKTEVINPTLSEPISSPKPAPTPAKVEPVINNDEGSGTESDSDDSVPDLEEQDSAQTQTQQAQLAAAAELDEEPVSKAKQSRSEKKARKAMSKLGLRQVTGVTRVTIRKSKNILFVITKPDVYKSPASDTYIVFGEAKIEDLSQQAQLAAAEKFKVQGEAVSNIQENTQTPTVQEESEEEEVDETGVEVKDIELVMSQANVSRAKAVRALKNNNNDIVNAIMELTM from the exons ATGCCTGGTGAAGCCACAGAAACGGTCCCAGTCACCGAGCAGGAGATGCAGCAGCCTCAAGTGGAGACTG CTACACCTCCCCAGGCAGCTTCTGGCCCTGCTAAGCCCAAAGGCAAAGATGCCAAGAGTGTGCAGGGTTCCTCTGCCCCAAAGGCTGTCCCTGGCAGAAGAAAACGCTCTTCTATGTCTGCCTCTTCCGCCTCTCCCACCTCACCAAAATGTACTCCCTCTACCCCCATGTCCCCTGTGACCTCTCCTCTAGCCTCCTCACCTGCTAGTTCTGCTAACCGCTCCACCCCAAAAGTTGTGAAGGCTGGCAAACaagtaaaagttaaaaaagcaGAAGCATTTGTACCTGCCCCTGAAGAGGGCAAGGTCACAGCAGCAAACGAAGCTGAGACTAAGAAACCCTTACCACCTGCAACAAAGCTTGAAGCAGCACCAGCTGCTTTTAGAGTGACCTCAAAGCCTGCTGTAGCAGCACCAGTTTCATTTTCAGATACTGTCGCAGTTAGTCCTCCTAAATCTTTCGAAGTTAAAACGGCTTCATTAAAAGTTGTTGATGATGACCTCCCCCCACTTATCCCACCTGAGAAGCCTCTAAAAATGACATCTGACGCTGATAAACCAGCTCCTACTGAAGCTGCTAATGAGAAACAAACTCCTGCCAAAGCTAAACCTGTTGCGGAGGCCAAACCTGCCCCTGTTCAGGCAGCTAAGCCTGCCGCAGAGGCTAAAACTGCTCCTGTTCAGGCTGCTGAGGCTAAAGCTGCCAAGCCTGCATCAGAGATTAAAGCTGCCAAGCCTGCAGCAGAGACTAAAGCTGTCTCTGTTAAAGTCGCCAAGACTGCAGCAGAggctaaagctgctgctgttcagacCGCCAAGCCCAACACGGAGGCTAAAGCTGCTCCTGTTCAGGCTGCCAAGTCCGCTGCAGAGGCTAAAACTGCTCCTGTTCAGGTCGGCAAGCCTCTCGTAGAGGCTAAAGCTGCTCCTGTTCAGGCTTCCAAGCCCATTGCACAGGCTAAAGCTGCTCCAGTTCAGGCCACTAAGCCTGCCGTAGAGGTTAAAGCTGCTCCCGTTCAGGCCGCTAAACCTGCCATGGAGGCTAAAGCTGCCTCTGTTAAAGCTGCCATGCCTGCAGCAGAGGCTAAAGCTGCCCCTGTTAAAGCCACCAAGCCTGCTGCAGAGGCTAAAGCTGCTCCCGTTCAGGCCGCCAAGCCTGCAGCAGAGGCTAAAGCTGCTCCCGTTCAGGCCGCCAAGCCTGCGGCAGAGGCTAAAGCTGCTCCCGTTCAGGCCGCCAAGCCTGCGGCAGAGGCTAAAGCTGTTCCCGTTCAGGCCGCCAAGCCTGCGGCAGAGGCTAAAGCTGCTCCCGTTCAGGCCGCCAAGCCTGctgcggaggataaagctgcTCCCGTTCAGGCCGCCAAGCCTGCTGCGGAGGCTAAAGCTGCTCCCGTTCAGGCCGCCAAGCCTGCTGCGGAGGCCAAAGCTGCTCCCGTTCAGGCCGCCAAGCCTGCTGCGGAGGCTAAAGCTGCTCCCGTTCAGGCCGCCAAGCCTGCTGCGGAGGCCAAAGCTGCTCCCGTTCAGGCCGCCAAGCCTGCTGCAGAGGCCAAAGCTGCTCCCGTTCAGGCCGCCAAGCCTGCTGCAGAGGCCAAAGCTGCTCCCGTTCAGGCCGCCAAGCCTGCTGCAGAGGCCAAAGCTGCTCCCGTTCAGGCCGCCAAGCCTGCTGCAGAGGCTAAAGCTGCTCCTCCCGTTCAGGCCGCCAAGCCTGCTGCAGAGGCTAAAGCTGCTGCTCCCGTTCAGGCCGCCAAGCCTGCCGCAGAGGCTAAAGCTGCTCCCGTTCAG GCCGCCAAACCCGCTGCAGAGACTAAAGCTGCCCCTGTTAAAGCCGCCAAGCCCACTGCTGAGGCTAAAGCTGCCCCTGTTAAAGCTGCCAAGCCCACTACTGAGGCTAAAGCTGCCAAGCCCGCTGCAGAGGCTAAAGCTGCCCCTGTTCAAGCTGGTAAGCCCACTGCTGAGGCTAAAGCTGTTGAGGCAAAACTTAAATCTAATGAGGTTCCAAAACAAGTTAAGGAAAAAGCTGCTGTCCAGCCTGCTGCAGAAACTAAACCAGCTGAGGTTTCCAAGTCTGCTCCTTTGAAGGGTGAAAAGCCAGCACCTGAGGCCAAATTGCCTGAGGTAAAGGCTGCACCTGCAGAGGTTGCTATGCCAGCCAAACCAGCAACTGAACCTGCCCCAGCTCCCCGTAAACTTACATTTGCAGAGGCTGTTGCAAAACCTGCTCCCATTAAAACTGAGGTGATCAATCCAACTCTTTCTGAACCCATTTCGTCACCCAAACCTGCCCCCACACCAGCCAAAGTGGAACCTGTGATCAACAATGATGAgg GATCTGGCACCGAGTCGGACAGCGATGACTCAGTCCCTGACCTGGAGGAACAGGACTCTGCACAGACCCAGACACAGCAAGCTCAG cttgcagcagctgctgagctGGACGAGGAACCTGTCAGCAAAGCCAAACAGAGCCGCAGTGAAAAGAAAGCACGAAAG GCAATGTCAAAGCTTGGTCTGAGGCAGGTAACAGGAGTCACCAGAGTCACAATTCGCAAATCGAAGAACATCTTATTTGTCATTACTAAACCAGACGTCTACAAGAGTCCTGCATCAGACACATACATCGTCTTCGGTGAAGCTAAG ATCGAAGATCTTTCCCAGCAAGCCCAGCTGGCCGCTGCAGAAAAATTCAAGGTACAGGGAGAAGCTGTATCAAACAtccaggaaaacacacagacgccAACAGTACAGGAGGAAAGCGAAGAAGAGGAG gTTGATGAGACCGGCGTTGAGGTCAAGGACATTGAACTCGTCATGTCGCAAGCCAACGTGTCGCGGGCGAAGGCTGTTCGCGCCCTGAAGAACAACAATAACGACATTGTCAATGCTATTATG GAGTTGACAATGTAA